One Candidatus Hydrogenedentota bacterium DNA window includes the following coding sequences:
- a CDS encoding aminomethyl-transferring glycine dehydrogenase subunit GcvPB, which yields MQLIFEKSRPGRRALTLDPLDVPKAELPAGFCRETPPALPEVGEFDVVRHFTHLSRRNFGLDSHFYPLGSCTMKYNPKVSELVAADPGFAALHPHLSSAPAYWGACQGALELVHDLEGILAEVGGMKAGCLQPMAGAHGELAGTLLIAAYHRDRGNTHKRVVLVPDSAHGTNPASAAMAGFDVVQIPSAPDGLADLDRFREAMNDNVAAVMLTCPNTHGLFEPQVAEIAKIAHAVDALMYYDGANLNAIVGKCRPGDLGFDVMHFNLHKTFATPHGMGGPGAGAIAVGDRLLPYLPGPRVEKTADGFVLSQPPKSIGRMAPFFGNFLIAVRAYAFLLRYGGDGLAAVAESAVLNANYVLARLRGAYHPAFDGYCMHECVFSAAAQAEKGARALDIAKALLERGCHAPTVYFPLTVKECLMIEPTETESKETMDAFCDDMLDIARIAETAPETLKDAPRGLPVTRLDEVKAAKDLNCASLA from the coding sequence ATGCAACTGATCTTTGAGAAAAGCCGCCCCGGCCGCCGCGCCCTCACCCTGGACCCTTTGGATGTTCCGAAGGCGGAGCTTCCCGCAGGGTTTTGCAGGGAGACGCCGCCCGCGCTCCCCGAGGTCGGCGAGTTTGACGTCGTTCGGCATTTTACGCACCTGTCGCGCCGCAACTTCGGGCTGGACAGCCATTTCTACCCCCTCGGCTCCTGCACCATGAAATACAACCCCAAGGTTTCGGAGCTGGTCGCCGCCGATCCGGGGTTTGCGGCGCTGCACCCGCACCTGTCCAGTGCGCCGGCCTACTGGGGCGCGTGCCAGGGCGCCCTGGAGCTGGTCCATGATCTGGAGGGCATTCTGGCGGAGGTCGGCGGCATGAAGGCCGGCTGCCTCCAGCCCATGGCCGGGGCGCACGGTGAACTGGCCGGAACGTTGCTCATCGCCGCGTACCACCGCGACCGGGGCAACACGCACAAACGGGTAGTGCTGGTGCCCGACTCCGCCCACGGCACCAACCCGGCGAGCGCCGCCATGGCGGGCTTCGACGTGGTCCAGATTCCCTCCGCCCCCGACGGGCTGGCGGACCTGGACCGTTTCCGCGAGGCCATGAACGACAATGTGGCGGCGGTCATGCTGACCTGCCCGAACACCCACGGGCTCTTCGAGCCGCAGGTGGCGGAAATCGCCAAAATCGCCCACGCCGTGGACGCCCTCATGTACTACGACGGCGCGAACCTGAACGCCATCGTGGGCAAGTGCCGCCCCGGCGACCTCGGGTTCGACGTGATGCACTTCAACCTCCACAAGACCTTCGCCACCCCCCATGGCATGGGCGGACCCGGGGCCGGCGCCATCGCCGTCGGGGACCGGCTCCTGCCGTACCTGCCCGGGCCGCGCGTGGAGAAGACGGCGGACGGCTTTGTCCTGTCCCAGCCGCCCAAATCCATCGGGCGCATGGCGCCGTTCTTCGGCAATTTCCTGATCGCCGTGCGGGCATACGCCTTCCTGCTGCGCTACGGCGGCGACGGGCTCGCCGCCGTGGCGGAGAGCGCCGTGCTGAACGCGAACTATGTTCTGGCGCGCCTGCGCGGGGCCTACCACCCCGCGTTTGACGGGTATTGCATGCACGAGTGCGTGTTCTCGGCGGCGGCCCAGGCGGAGAAGGGCGCCCGCGCCCTGGACATCGCCAAGGCGCTGCTGGAGCGGGGCTGCCACGCCCCGACGGTGTACTTCCCCCTCACGGTGAAAGAGTGCCTGATGATCGAGCCGACGGAGACGGAGTCCAAGGAGACGATGGACGCCTTCTGCGACGACATGCTGGACATCGCGCGGATCGCCGAAACAGCCCCGGAGACGCTGAAGGACGCGCCCCGCGGCCTGCCCGTCACCCGGCTGGACGAGGTGAAGGCCGCCAAGGACCTCAACTGTGCCAGTCTTGCCTGA
- a CDS encoding lipoate--protein ligase family protein, with translation MPVLPETGALRLIASEGLGPREHLALDEAVLDAVETGDSPSTLRLWEADVPFVVMGSAQKAAREVRLEACAADGVPVLRRCTAGGCVLQGPGSLNFSLAVRYDDWPGTRDLRPSYCLLLSRVTEGLKGLGLAASQEGVCDLAVGGLKVSGNAQRRRKHAFLHHGTLLYRPDYAGMARYLAEPADRPEYRGGRSHAEFVGAVNADPERLRDMLRGVFGARPPAQPPSPREMEAMHRLVGEKYLLDAWNLRQ, from the coding sequence GTGCCAGTCTTGCCTGAGACGGGCGCGCTCCGGCTCATCGCATCCGAAGGCCTGGGGCCGAGGGAGCACCTGGCCCTGGATGAGGCGGTGCTGGACGCCGTGGAGACGGGGGATTCCCCGTCCACCCTGCGGTTGTGGGAGGCGGACGTTCCTTTCGTGGTGATGGGGTCCGCGCAGAAAGCCGCGCGCGAGGTGCGTCTGGAGGCCTGCGCGGCGGATGGTGTTCCGGTGCTGCGGCGCTGCACCGCCGGGGGGTGTGTGCTCCAGGGGCCGGGAAGCCTCAATTTCAGCCTGGCGGTCCGCTATGACGACTGGCCGGGCACCCGCGACCTGCGTCCATCCTACTGCCTCCTCCTGTCGCGGGTCACGGAAGGTTTGAAAGGCCTCGGGCTGGCGGCCTCGCAGGAGGGGGTGTGCGATCTGGCCGTGGGCGGGCTGAAAGTCTCCGGAAACGCCCAGCGCCGCCGCAAGCACGCCTTTCTCCACCACGGCACACTGCTCTACCGGCCCGACTATGCGGGCATGGCCCGCTACCTCGCCGAACCCGCGGACCGTCCGGAGTACCGGGGCGGACGCAGCCATGCCGAGTTCGTGGGCGCGGTGAATGCTGATCCGGAACGCCTGCGGGACATGCTGCGCGGCGTCTTTGGGGCGCGGCCTCCCGCCCAACCGCCCTCCCCGCGCGAAATGGAGGCCATGCACCGTCTGGTGGGGGAGAAATACCTGCTGGATGCCTGGAATCTCCGGCAGTAG
- a CDS encoding PKD domain-containing protein → MAGRFAWVMAVGAAALLGGCSLGRPVPGFTFSPESGAAPLSVQFTNTSTGGGPFAVAWSWDFGDGSPADTAESPVHVYAAPGEYSVTLTMKTWRGDRSTVGGPVSVGTAPDSVPVFTVDFSVSPTVGAAPLATQFANKTVFSGKCDAIWSWDFGDGSALSAEVSPAHVYATPGTFTVRLTAQVGPAVQTKEKAGYVVVTETPDPGAGPVLERTVSPTAYTPGAAVTVTLRILYTGTGEITALGIQETLPDGWTYAGFSGGGAPPVSQQTEGGGTLDFAYITVPGFPAAFSYLALPPVSASGTALFTGQVLYRTSGGEQVSQPCVTDMPPAGGGEGEGEGEGEGEGEGEPALTQVPDLLDRPVEEVAGLLADSGLVQGGITAVWSETVDIGRIVAQDPAAGEMVPVGSAVAVSLSEYAQATLLHLSRSSEATAGYVQGGQASVTVTLDRTGAKPVSQLDVSETLPAGWTYAGWLDGEPPDSAPLPGDTASLAFSWEAPQMFPLTFSYLLNVPADAAGTAQLSGKALYEAGNGMLESNTETTLLFPPGTGGLVLDRTIGGEGVWRQGEPVEVTLSISAVGGFTGTVTAFGLEEALPEGWVFDGVVSSPTAPAGAGVPEGASTLGILWITPPPLPVTVVYRLIPGGDSPVACLQGDAIYRVGSGGEQRSNTEVSCLPEGLAP, encoded by the coding sequence ATGGCAGGACGGTTTGCATGGGTGATGGCGGTCGGGGCGGCTGCATTGCTGGGCGGGTGCAGTCTGGGCCGTCCGGTGCCGGGATTCACCTTTTCCCCCGAGAGCGGCGCCGCGCCGCTGTCGGTGCAGTTCACCAACACCTCCACCGGCGGCGGGCCCTTCGCCGTGGCATGGTCCTGGGATTTCGGTGACGGTTCCCCGGCGGACACGGCGGAAAGCCCCGTCCATGTGTACGCGGCCCCGGGGGAATACTCCGTCACCCTGACCATGAAGACTTGGCGCGGGGACCGTTCCACAGTGGGTGGGCCGGTGTCGGTGGGGACGGCTCCGGATTCAGTCCCGGTCTTTACCGTGGATTTCTCCGTCTCCCCGACGGTGGGCGCCGCCCCTCTGGCGACGCAATTTGCCAATAAGACCGTGTTCTCCGGAAAATGCGATGCCATCTGGTCGTGGGACTTCGGGGACGGGTCCGCCCTGTCCGCCGAGGTGTCGCCCGCCCATGTCTACGCCACACCAGGCACCTTTACGGTCCGGCTGACGGCGCAGGTGGGGCCGGCTGTGCAGACGAAGGAAAAGGCGGGATATGTGGTGGTGACGGAGACACCCGATCCGGGCGCCGGGCCCGTGCTGGAGCGGACGGTGTCGCCGACGGCCTACACCCCCGGCGCGGCGGTGACGGTCACGCTGCGAATTCTCTACACGGGCACCGGGGAAATCACGGCGCTGGGCATTCAGGAGACCCTGCCCGACGGCTGGACCTATGCCGGCTTCTCCGGGGGCGGCGCGCCGCCGGTGTCTCAGCAGACAGAGGGCGGCGGCACCCTGGACTTTGCCTATATCACGGTTCCCGGATTCCCCGCGGCGTTTTCCTATCTTGCCCTGCCCCCGGTATCGGCTTCCGGCACGGCTCTCTTCACCGGGCAGGTGCTTTATCGGACCTCTGGCGGCGAGCAGGTATCGCAGCCCTGTGTGACCGACATGCCCCCTGCGGGCGGCGGCGAAGGGGAGGGCGAAGGCGAAGGCGAGGGTGAAGGGGAAGGAGAACCGGCCCTGACTCAGGTCCCCGATCTTCTGGATCGTCCCGTGGAGGAGGTGGCGGGGCTTCTGGCCGACAGCGGGCTTGTGCAGGGGGGAATCACCGCGGTGTGGTCGGAGACTGTGGACATCGGACGCATCGTGGCGCAGGATCCTGCGGCGGGGGAGATGGTACCGGTGGGCTCGGCGGTGGCGGTGAGCCTTTCGGAATATGCGCAAGCAACGCTGCTTCACCTGTCGCGGTCCAGTGAGGCGACTGCGGGATATGTGCAGGGCGGTCAGGCAAGCGTCACAGTGACGCTGGACCGTACGGGGGCCAAGCCTGTATCCCAGCTCGATGTTTCGGAAACCCTGCCCGCCGGATGGACCTATGCCGGATGGTTGGACGGGGAGCCGCCCGACAGCGCCCCCCTGCCGGGGGACACCGCCTCCCTCGCCTTTTCCTGGGAGGCCCCGCAAATGTTTCCCCTGACCTTTTCCTACCTCCTGAACGTTCCCGCCGACGCGGCCGGAACCGCGCAACTGTCCGGAAAGGCGCTCTATGAGGCGGGCAACGGGATGCTGGAGTCAAACACCGAAACCACGCTCCTTTTTCCGCCGGGCACCGGCGGGCTGGTGCTGGACCGGACCATTGGCGGTGAGGGCGTGTGGCGGCAGGGAGAGCCCGTGGAGGTCACCCTGAGTATTTCCGCAGTGGGAGGGTTCACCGGGACGGTCACCGCGTTTGGACTGGAGGAGGCGCTTCCCGAAGGATGGGTCTTTGACGGTGTGGTCTCCTCGCCCACGGCGCCGGCCGGCGCCGGGGTTCCGGAAGGCGCCTCTACCCTTGGCATCCTTTGGATTACCCCGCCCCCCCTTCCGGTCACAGTGGTCTACCGCCTGATTCCGGGCGGGGACAGCCCGGTGGCCTGTTTGCAGGGGGACGCCATCTATCGCGTAGGGAGCGGCGGTGAGCAGCGCAGCAACACGGAGGTGAGCTGCCTGCCGGAGGGTCTTGCCCCGTGA